The sequence CAATTCCAGCGTAGTCGACGAACTTCGACCGCTGGCGGCCGAGGCGATCGAGAAAATTACCGGCCAGCGCCATGCCGGCCGGCGTCACGGCCGCGCGGCCGACCAATCCTTCTGGGGTGTCGGTATTCCTTCGATGTTCGGCAGCCTGAGCCATCAGCCTGCCGGACCGGCAAAGATGCTGACGGCGCTCGGTTGGTGGTGGCATACTCCCCATGACACCATCGAACATATCGACCCGGACAATCTGCGGCGCGACACACAGATCATCATCGAAGTTCTCGAACGCCTGCTTGTCTCGCCCGTCCTGCCACTGGACTACACAGTCTATGCCGCCTCGCTTGAAGAGGAGCTGACACGGCTGAGGAGCGCCATTGGCGAGCGGCTCGATCTCTCATCGATTGCCGGCGAGATTGCCGAGCTCCGGTCGAATGCCCAGGCAGTCCTGGCAGCAAGCGATGGCTGCCTGAAGCAGGCCGAGCGTCTCAACGCAGCGCTGATGGCCGCGTCCCGCCAGCTCGTGCCGTTGAACTATACCCATGGCGATCGCTTCCTTCACGATAGAGCCCTCCCGCATCCGCCATGGCCGGCCTTGGCAGGCCTGCGCGAGCTGGCCGGCCTGCCAAAGCACGCATCCGATACGGCATTTTATGTCGTTCACGCTCGGCAGACGCGCAATCGCATTGCTCATGCACTTCGCAACGCCAATGCCGCATTGCGATCTGCATTTGATACCTGAACAGCGAACCGCAATAAAAAAGGGGAATGATGTCATGAAAAGAAAATATCTGCATTTCTTCGTCCTGGCGGCCGTTTTGAACTCGGCTGCAAGTGCTGCCGAAGCCAGGGACCGGACAGATGTGAAGGTCGGCATAGAAGGCGCCTTTCCACCCTGGAACATGATGGATTCCAGCGGCAAGCTCGCCGGCTTCGATATCGACCTGATCAACGATCTCTGCGCCCGGGCAAAAGTCAAATGCGAGCTCATCCCCGGCGAGTGGACCGCCATGATCCCGAGCCTCAATGCCGGCAAGTTCGATCTGGTGATGACGCTTGGCATCAATGAAAAGCGCCGGCAGGTCGTCGACTTCACCGTTCCCTACGCCAGTGGCGTTGCAAGCTTCATTCTGCAGAAGAACGGTCCTGTGGCCCCGCTGCCGATGACCGGGCAGAAGCTCAATCTCAACGACAAGGACAAGGCCGATCCAGTCATGGCCAAGATCGGCGAGGCATTGGACGGCAAGACGGTCGGCGTTGTCCAGTCCACCAGCCAGGAACAATTGATCAATGCCTACTACGGCAGCAATGTCACGGTGCGCGCCTACAAGAATTCCGGCGAACGCGACCTCGACCTGAAGGCAGGCCGCATTGATGCCGGTTTCGACAGCGGCGTCTATGCGACCTCCATACTCGCAAAATCCGCAAACGGCGAACTGATGATGTCGGGACCGCTGATAAAGGGCGCCATGCTCGCCACCGAAGTCGCCCTTGGCATGCGCAAGGGCGAAGCAGATCTGAAGGCGAGATTCGACGAAGCCATCAAATCCGCGGCAAAGGACGGCACTATCAACAAGCTCTCCGAACACTGGAGCAGGATCGATCTCACGCCATCCTTCGAGCCGAATTGATCTTGAGCCAGGCGGCGGCAGCAGACCGTCGCCTTATTCCGCCACCGACTTTTCCATGATGGGTGACATGTCGTTTCCACCTCCTCGAAAGAATGCAAAAGGCAGGCGCCATGAACCAGCCCGGCATCCTTGAACTGGTCAGTTTCGGCCCGCAAGGCTGGGGCAAGGCACTGCTTGCCGGTGCATGGATGACGGTTCTGATCGCACTTGCCGGCTATTCGATCGGCGCAGCTATCGGGTCCTTCGGAGCCTGGGCCAAGATATCGGGAAGCCGCGGGCTGCGTATTGCGGCCGACACCTATACGACCGTGTTGCGCGGAATTCCCGATCTCTTGGTCATCTATCTCTTCTATTTCGGCGGCAGTGCTGTTGTCACCGCCGTCGGCCAGCTCTTCGGTGCCCAGGGCTTCGTCGGCTTTCCCGGCTTCCTCGCCGGATCGCTCGCCGTCGCGGTCACTTCCGGGGCCCAGTTTACTGAGGTCTTCCGTGGCGCGTTCAAGGCAGTGCATGCCGGCGAGATCGAAGCGGCGATCGCATGCGGCATGGGCCGATGGCTGCGCTTTCGACGGATCGTCGCGCCGCTGACGCTGCGCCACGCATTGCCGGGGCTCGGCAATGTCTGGCAAGTGGTACTGAAGGAATCGGCACTCGTCTCCATCACCGGTGTCGCCGAGCTTTTGCGCCAGACCCAGGTGGCGGCGGGATCGACCGGCCTGCCATTCGATTTTTATCTCATCGCCGGCGCAATCTACCTGCTGATCTCGACGGGGTCCGGTCTCTTCATGCGCCGGGCCGAACAGCATTTTTCGCGCGGCGTGAGGAGAAGCT is a genomic window of Rhizobium etli 8C-3 containing:
- a CDS encoding transporter substrate-binding domain-containing protein; translation: MKRKYLHFFVLAAVLNSAASAAEARDRTDVKVGIEGAFPPWNMMDSSGKLAGFDIDLINDLCARAKVKCELIPGEWTAMIPSLNAGKFDLVMTLGINEKRRQVVDFTVPYASGVASFILQKNGPVAPLPMTGQKLNLNDKDKADPVMAKIGEALDGKTVGVVQSTSQEQLINAYYGSNVTVRAYKNSGERDLDLKAGRIDAGFDSGVYATSILAKSANGELMMSGPLIKGAMLATEVALGMRKGEADLKARFDEAIKSAAKDGTINKLSEHWSRIDLTPSFEPN
- a CDS encoding ABC transporter permease → MNQPGILELVSFGPQGWGKALLAGAWMTVLIALAGYSIGAAIGSFGAWAKISGSRGLRIAADTYTTVLRGIPDLLVIYLFYFGGSAVVTAVGQLFGAQGFVGFPGFLAGSLAVAVTSGAQFTEVFRGAFKAVHAGEIEAAIACGMGRWLRFRRIVAPLTLRHALPGLGNVWQVVLKESALVSITGVAELLRQTQVAAGSTGLPFDFYLIAGAIYLLISTGSGLFMRRAEQHFSRGVRRS